From Acomys russatus chromosome 25, mAcoRus1.1, whole genome shotgun sequence, a single genomic window includes:
- the LOC127208234 gene encoding mastin-like: protein MCSGMLWLLFLMLPCLGSTNLVTPDLSSGQGLAGIVGGCPVSFRRFPWQVSLRFYNMEKSKWEHICGGSLIHPQWVLTAAHCVTPKELEACAFRVQVGQLRLYENDRLIKVAKIIHHPKFSERLSVRGGADIALLKLDTPAVLSERVYPVFLPAASQRVPSTKICWVAGWGHIEDQMPLPPPYYLREVAVPIVENSDCEQKYRTNSSLDSRTRIIKDDMLCAGREGHNSCQYDSGGPLVCKWNCSWIQVGVVSWSIGCGLPEFPGVYTRVMKYVAWIHRYVPKFPEPSMGPDGIYTTKEPPTTLVKPLTPPASPVPLS, encoded by the exons ATGTGCTCCGGGATGCTGTGGCTGCTGTTTCTCATGCTCCCTTGTCTGGGGAGCACAAACCTTGTGACTCCTG ACCTCAGCTCAGGACAGGGGTTGGCAGGCATTGTCGGAGGCTGCCCTGTCTCGTTCCGACGGTTCCCATGGCAGGTCAGCCTGAGGTTCTACAATATGGAGAAGAGCAAATGGGAACACATCTGTGGGGGCTCCCTCATCCACCCTCAGTGGGTGCTCACTGCTGCCCACTGTGTGACGCC AAAAGAGCTGGAGGCCTGTGCTTTTAGAGTCCAAGTTGGACAGTTGAGACTCTATGAAAATGACAGACTGATCAAAGTGGCCAAGATCATCCACCACCCCAAGTTTAGTGAGAGGCTGTCTGTCCGAGGGGGTGCAGACATTGCTCTGCTGAAACTGGACACCCCTGCTGTGCTGTCTGAGCGTGTCTACCCTGTTTTTCTCCCCGCTGCCTCCCAGAGGGTCCCCTCAACGAAGATctgctgggtggctggctggggcCACATCGAGGACCAGA tgccactgccaccaccctaCTACCTGAGGGAAGTGGCAGTCCCCATTGTGGAAAACAGTGACTGTGAACAGAAGTACAGGACCAATTCCTCCTTGGACAGCAGGACCAGGATCATCAAAGATGACATGCTTTGTGCCGGGAGGGAGGGCCACAATTCTTGCCAG TATGACTCCGGGGGCCCCTTGGTATGCAAGTGGAACTGCTCCTGGATCCAGGTGGGTGTGGTCAGCTGGAGCATAGGCTGTGGCCTTCCTGAATTCCCTGGAGTATACACCCGAGTGATGAAGTACGTGGCCTGGATCCATCGCTACGTCCCCAAGTTCCCAGAACCCTCGATGGGCCCAGATGGGATTTATACAACAAAGGAGCCTCCTACCACTCTTGTTAAACCCCTCACTCCTCCTGCTAGTCCAGTCCCACTTTCttaa
- the LOC127208698 gene encoding serine protease 28-like, translating into MFGLLFLVLSCLGSPVSVASGSVSRTKPVGIVGGHRTQQGRWPWQVSLRTYSYKTGSWVHICGGSIIHPQWILTAAHCFLSQEADPALYRVQVGEIYLYKDQTLLNASNIIIHPDFNVFTKRFDLALLKLTDLLVISKDVRPVSLPEDNITFNSTDQCWLAGWGRFLDYVPLQPPYQLYEVKIPIRDDKTCRRAYRKQKRRDKTRIIFEDMLCAGTLGRGPCTGDSGGPLVCWKSKRWLQVGVVSWGRDCSSRLPAVFSRVQSSLAWIRQQIE; encoded by the exons ATGTTCGGGCTATTGTTCCTGGTTCTCTCCTGCCTGGGAAGCCCTGTGTCTGTGGCCTCTG GGTCTGTTTCCAGAACCAAGCCAGTGGGCATCGTAGGGGGTCACCGAACCCAGCAGGGGAGGTGGCCATGGCAGGTCAGCCTGAGAACTTACAGTTATAAGACGGGCTCCTGGGTGCACATCTGTGGGGGctccatcatccatccacagTGGATACTGACTGCCGCCCACTGCTTTCTGAG CCAGGAAGCCGACCCAGCCTTATACCGGGTCCAGGTGGGAGAAATATACCTCTACAAGGACCAGACACTTCTAAACGCCAGCAACATCATTATCCACCCCGACTTCAACGTTTTCACTAAGAGGTTTGACTTGGCCCTGCTGAAGTTGACGGACCTCCTGGTCATATCCAAAGATGTCCGGCCAGTCTCTCTGCCAGAAGACAACATAACCTTCAACTCAACTGACcagtgctggctggctggctggggtcGCTTTCTTGACTATG TGCCTCTGCAGCCTCCCTATCAATTGTACGAGGTGAAGATCCCCATTCGGGATGACAAGACCTGCCGGCGGGCTTACaggaaacaaaaaaggagggACAAGACTAGGATCATCTTTGAGGACATGCTGTGTGCTGGCACCTTAGGCCGAGGCCCCTGTACC GGTGACTCTGGAGGGCCCTTGGTCTGCTGGAAGAGCAAGCGATGGCTGCAGGTGGGTGTGGTCAGCTGGGGGCGGGACTGCAGCAGCAGGCTGCCTGCGGTCTTCTCCAGAGTTCAGAGCTCCTTAGCCTGGATCCGGCAGCAGATCGAGTAG